Proteins found in one Xenopus laevis strain J_2021 chromosome 1L, Xenopus_laevis_v10.1, whole genome shotgun sequence genomic segment:
- the arsk.L gene encoding arylsulfatase K isoform X1: protein MKKHGALFLNAYTNSPICCPSRAAMWSGLFPHLTESWNNYKCLDSDYPTWMDIVEKNGYVTQRLGKQDYKSGSHSLSNRVEAWTRDVPFLLRQEGRPCANLTGNKTQTRVMALDWKNADTATAWIQKAAQNHSQPFFLYLGLNLPHPYPSETMGENFGSSTFLTSPYWLQKVPYKNVTIPKWKPLQSMHPVDYYSSYTKNCTAPFTEQEIRDIRAYYYAMCAEADGLLGEIISALNDTGLLGRTYVVFTSDHGELAMEHRQFYKMSMYEGSSHIPLLIMGPRISPGQQISTVVSLVDLYPTMLEIAGVQIPQNISGYSLMPLLSASSNKNVSPSISVHPNWAMSEFHGSDANASTYMLWDNYWKYVAYADGDSVAPQLFDLSSDPDELTNVAGQVPEKVQEMDKKLRSIVDYPKVSASVHVYNKQQFALWKASVGANYTNVIANLRWHADWNKRPRAYEMAIEKWIKSTRQH, encoded by the exons ATGAAAAAACATGGGGCCTTGTTTCTGAATGCCTACACAAACTCTCCTATCTGCTGTCCCTCCCGAGCAG CTATGTGGAGCGGTCTGTTCCCTCATTTAACAGAATCCTGGAATAACTACAAGTGCCTCGATTCAGATTACCCAACATGGATGGACATAGTGGAAAAGAATGGATATGTTACACAACGGCTGGGAAAACAAGATTACAAAAGTGGTTCTCATTCCCTCAG TAACCGTGTAGAAGCCTGGACTCGAGATGTTCCATTTTTGCTCAGGCAAGAAGGCAGGCCCTGTGCCAACCTTACTGGTAATAAGACCCAGACCCGAGTTATGGCACTGGACTGGAAGAATGCAGATACAGCTACAGCATGGATACAAAAAGCAGCTCAAAACCATTCACAGCCCTTCTTCCTGTACCTGGGTTTAAATTTGCCACATCCATACCCTTCAGAAACCATGGGAGAGAATTTTGGATCGTCCACATTTCTAACATCTCCTTACTGGCTTCAAAAG GTGCCATATAAGAATGTTACAATTCCCAAGTGGAAACCATTGCAAAGCATGCATCCAGTGGATTATTACTCGTCATACACAAAGAACTGCACTGCACCTTTTACAGAACAAGAGATCAGAGATATTCGAGCATATTATTATGCTATGTGTGCTGAGGCAGATGGCTTACTTG GTGAGATTATTTCAGCACTCAATGATACAGGACTTTTGGGTAGGACATACGTGGTGTTCACTTCAGATCATGGAGAGCTTGCCATGGAGCACCGACAGTTTTATAAAATGAGCATGTACGAAGGAAGCTCCCATATTCCACTGCTAATAATGGGACCCAGAATAAGTCCAGGACAGCAAATATCAACTGTAGTGTCACTTGTGGATCTTTACCCTACAATGCTTG AAATTGCAGGAGTTCAGATTCCACAAAATATTAGTGGATATTCCCTCATGCCTTTATTGTCTGCaagttcaaataaaaatgtatcgcCTTCTATCAGTGTACATCCTAACTGGGCGATGAGTGAGTTTCATGGATCCGATGCAAATGCTTCAACCTACATGCTTTGGGATAATTACTGGAAGTATGTTGCATATGCGGACGGTGATTCAGTTGCTCCACAGTTGTTTG atttatCATCTGATCCAGATGAGCTAACAAATGTTGCAGGACAGGTTCCTGAGAAGGTTCAAGAGATGGATAAAAAGCTTCGTTCCATTGTTGACTATCCAAAAGTATCAGCCTCTGTACATGTATACAACAAGCAGCAGTTTGCACTGTGGAAGGCAAGTGTAGGGGCAAACTACACAAATGTCATAGCTAACCTCCGGTGGCACGCAGACTGGAACAAAAGACCAAGAGCATATGAAATGGCAATAGAGAAGTGGATTAAAAGCACACGCCAACATTAA
- the arsk.L gene encoding arylsulfatase K precursor (The RefSeq protein has 2 substitutions compared to this genomic sequence) — MIQKCIALSLFLFSALPEDNIVRALSLSPNNPKSNVVMVMSDAFDGRLTLLPENGLVSLPYINFMKKHGALFLNAYTNSPICCPSRAAMWSGLFPHLTESWNNYKCLDSDYPTWMDIVEKNGYVTQRLGKQDYKSGSHSLSNRVEAWTRDVPFLLRQEGRPCANLTGNKTQTRVMALDWKNVDTATAWIQKAAQNHSQPFFLYLGLNLPHPYPSETMGENFGSSTFLTSPYWLQKVPYKNVTIPKWKPLQSMHPVDYYSSYTKNCTAPFTEQEIRDIRAYYYAMCAEADGLLGEIISALNDTGLLGRTYVVFTSDHGELAMEHRQFYKMSMYEGSSHIPLLIMGPRISPGQQISTVVSLVDLYPTMLEIAGVQIPQNISGYSLMPLLSASSNKNVSPSISVHPNWAMSEFHGSDANASTYMLWDNYWKYVAYADGDSVAPQLFDLSSDPDELTNVAGQVPEKVQEMDKKLRSIVDYPKVSASVHVYNKQQFALWKASVGANYTNVIANLRWHADWNKRPRAYEMAIEKWIKSTRQH; from the exons ATGATTCAAAAATGTATTGCCTTGtcactttttctcttttctgcttTGCCCGAGGATAACATTGTGAGGGCACTTTCACTTTCCCCAAACAACCCCAAGTCTAATGTGGTAATGGTGATGAGTGACGCCTTT GATGGAAGATTAACCCTCCTTCCAGAAAATAGCCTGGTGTCCCTTCCCTACATAAACTTCATGAAAAAACATGGGGCCTTGTTTCTGAATGCCTACACAAACTCTCCTATCTGCTGTCCCTCCCGAGCAG CTATGTGGAGCGGTCTGTTCCCTCATTTAACAGAATCCTGGAATAACTACAAGTGCCTCGATTCAGATTACCCAACATGGATGGACATAGTGGAAAAGAATGGATATGTTACACAACGGCTGGGAAAACAAGATTACAAAAGTGGTTCTCATTCCCTCAG TAACCGTGTAGAAGCCTGGACTCGAGATGTTCCATTTTTGCTCAGGCAAGAAGGCAGGCCCTGTGCCAACCTTACTGGTAATAAGACCCAGACCCGAGTTATGGCACTGGACTGGAAGAATGCAGATACAGCTACAGCATGGATACAAAAAGCAGCTCAAAACCATTCACAGCCCTTCTTCCTGTACCTGGGTTTAAATTTGCCACATCCATACCCTTCAGAAACCATGGGAGAGAATTTTGGATCGTCCACATTTCTAACATCTCCTTACTGGCTTCAAAAG GTGCCATATAAGAATGTTACAATTCCCAAGTGGAAACCATTGCAAAGCATGCATCCAGTGGATTATTACTCGTCATACACAAAGAACTGCACTGCACCTTTTACAGAACAAGAGATCAGAGATATTCGAGCATATTATTATGCTATGTGTGCTGAGGCAGATGGCTTACTTG GTGAGATTATTTCAGCACTCAATGATACAGGACTTTTGGGTAGGACATACGTGGTGTTCACTTCAGATCATGGAGAGCTTGCCATGGAGCACCGACAGTTTTATAAAATGAGCATGTACGAAGGAAGCTCCCATATTCCACTGCTAATAATGGGACCCAGAATAAGTCCAGGACAGCAAATATCAACTGTAGTGTCACTTGTGGATCTTTACCCTACAATGCTTG AAATTGCAGGAGTTCAGATTCCACAAAATATTAGTGGATATTCCCTCATGCCTTTATTGTCTGCaagttcaaataaaaatgtatcgcCTTCTATCAGTGTACATCCTAACTGGGCGATGAGTGAGTTTCATGGATCCGATGCAAATGCTTCAACCTACATGCTTTGGGATAATTACTGGAAGTATGTTGCATATGCGGACGGTGATTCAGTTGCTCCACAGTTGTTTG atttatCATCTGATCCAGATGAGCTAACAAATGTTGCAGGACAGGTTCCTGAGAAGGTTCAAGAGATGGATAAAAAGCTTCGTTCCATTGTTGACTATCCAAAAGTATCAGCCTCTGTACATGTATACAACAAGCAGCAGTTTGCACTGTGGAAGGCAAGTGTAGGGGCAAACTACACAAATGTCATAGCTAACCTCCGGTGGCACGCAGACTGGAACAAAAGACCAAGAGCATATGAAATGGCAATAGAGAAGTGGATTAAAAGCACACGCCAACATTAA